Part of the Tumebacillus sp. BK434 genome is shown below.
AGATGGAGGGGTGCAGGGTGAACAAGAGGAAGAAAAAGAGACGGTGGGTGCTGACATTCACCGTGACAGGTCTGCTGACGGCGGCCGCCGTAACGGGCGCGTATTGGCAGGCAGGAGGCTTTTCCAAACCGGTCGTGCAGCCGGCCGAAGCAGCCACCGCTCCGCCGCAAACGTCAGCCCCGGTCCGGCCGCAGCCGATCCGACCGGAAGATGAAAAATTTGTCCCCGTTGAAACCGTGATGCTCACGCCGCAAGACAACCACACACAGCGCGCGATCCACGACCAATACCAAGCGTATCTGCAGCAACTGCCCGCAGCCACCGGCGAACTGGTCGGCTCGTTTCAGACCTCGCTGGCCGGGCACAGCGCCGAAGGGCGGGTGAAAAACATCATGCTCGCCAACGGCAAGCTAAACGGGCGCATCCTGTTGCCGGGGGAAGAGCTGTCATTCAACAACACGCTCGGCGACTCCAATGACCCCGCCGGCGGCTGGCAGCTGGCGACGGTGATCATCGGCAAGAAATTCGAACAGGGCTACGGCGGCGGGATCTGCCAGGTGTCGTCCACGCTGTACAACTCGGTGCTCCGCGCCGGGCTTGGCATCGTCGAGCGCTACACGCACAGCTTGCCGGTCGGCTATGTTCCGCCTGGGCAAGATGCGACCGTCTCCTATCCGGAACTTGATTTCCGATTTGTCAATTCGTATGAAGCACCGGTCAAAATCGAAGCGTCCATCGTCGAAGGCATGGTGGTATCGAAACTGTATCGACTGCCCGCCTTCCAATACGACCCGGACAACTAAAAAAGCCGTCAGCAGGTCCTAACTGCTGACGGCTTTTATTACTGCTTGAGAAACACCAGATCACTGAACGCCACCGCCATGCCGCAGCGCAGCATGTTCCGATGGCTGGAGCTGTTGTAAGCCGCCTGGCTGACGACGAGGTCACAGCCCAAGCGCGCCGCATCTTGCATCCGCCGGTAGATCAGCGCCTGCTGCAAGCCGCGCCCGCGATACTGCGGAAACGTGGCGGCTGTGCACAGCGAGCCCATCCGATC
Proteins encoded:
- a CDS encoding VanW family protein, with amino-acid sequence MNKRKKKRRWVLTFTVTGLLTAAAVTGAYWQAGGFSKPVVQPAEAATAPPQTSAPVRPQPIRPEDEKFVPVETVMLTPQDNHTQRAIHDQYQAYLQQLPAATGELVGSFQTSLAGHSAEGRVKNIMLANGKLNGRILLPGEELSFNNTLGDSNDPAGGWQLATVIIGKKFEQGYGGGICQVSSTLYNSVLRAGLGIVERYTHSLPVGYVPPGQDATVSYPELDFRFVNSYEAPVKIEASIVEGMVVSKLYRLPAFQYDPDN